A stretch of DNA from Kwoniella mangroviensis CBS 8507 chromosome 1 map unlocalized Ctg01, whole genome shotgun sequence:
AAGTGGTGAAATAGCAAGTGAACATATGATCAAATGGACAGAACGTATACCCAGTGAATCAATAGTCCAAGTCAGTGGAAAATTAGCGAAACCTCCTAAACCTATCAAATTATCTGTGGATTCACCCTTGGAAGTAAGGTTAGAAAGTATTCATCTGGTAGAACCATCCAAAAACATTCCATTTGGATTATATCATGGTGAACCACCACCtcagagatcaagattggGCAATAGGACATTagatcttcgtcatccgaCCAATCAAGCGATATTCAAAATTCGTGCAAGACTCCTAAGAGTATTTAGAGAAACTTTGGACGATATGGATTTCATAGAGATTAATACACCGAAATTACAACCTGCTGCTACGGAGAGTGGAGCAGAGGTATTCAGAGTAAATTATTTTGGAAGGAAAGCTTTTTTGGCACAGAGTCCTCAATTGATGAAGCAGATGGCTATTTCGGCTGATTTCGGGAGGGTatatgaggtgagtttgtccGGGAAGAGCTCATATgccttcatcatccatcgatctTAGCTTGTTCTTGTCTTCCCAGAAACCTTTAGTTCAGCTGCTGACTTCTATATCTTGCTCCCACAGATCGGACCCGTCTTCCGTGCGGAAAACTCCAATACCCACCGACATCTTACGGAATATACAGGATTAGATATCGAATTATCCCTCAAGCAAGATTACCACGAAGTCTTCTACGTACTCGATCAAATCATGAAGAACATGTTCCGAGCATTGGCCACTATGAAATCTGAATTAGCAAGAGTGAGGGAAGTGTGGGATAGCGAAGAGTTTGTTTTCTCAGATGAGACTCCAATTATACCATTCTCAGAAGCCATACAGATGTTACGTGATGATGGCCGGGatgtcgaggaagaagatctaCATACACCGGATGAAATTCGATTGGGTGAATTGGTCAAAGCTAAATATCATACGGATTACTATATAATTGATCGATTCCCTAAATCTGCAAGACCATTCTATACTGCCAATGATGGGAAGACGACAAACTCGTTTGATATGTTCATCAGAGGACAGGAGATCTGTACAGGTGGACAGAGGATAAATGATCCGTTCGAACTGAGAGAGTCAATGAGAGAAAGTGGGATaaacgaagatgagatggaagagtatCTCAGTGCGTTCGATTGGGGTATGCCACCTCATGGAGGAGCTGGATTAGGATTAGAAAGAATTATAACTTTTTATCTTGATTTACCTGATATTCGATTATCTTCTTTGTTCCATCGAGATCCACATTCCCTACCTACCAAGAAACCATCTTTACCACATCCCGAGGCAGATACTACCAAACCTCCCGACCCCCAAGCGGACTTGCCACCCTTGGAAGATCTCATAGCGAATTACGGAGATGCTACCAACACTTCATGGCTCGATGATCGATTTACCATCTGGAGGGATCACTCAACAGGCGCAGCAGTAGGATATGTCGAACAGGGTAAATTCTGTATGATCACTGGAGATCCACTTTGTTCAGATTCTCAAAAATCCGAAATTACCAAGAAATTTTTGGTATTTGTCAACGACGAACTGAAGTTGAAACCTATATGGATGTTGGTATCTTCTGAATTTCAAGAGACTCTGGCCGAAAAATATGGATGGAGGAGTTTGAGTTGTACCCAGGAACAAAGAAGTAATTCGGATAAAGTGAAACCTGAAGTGATCCAAAACAACAAACAACAGAGAGGGGTATTCTCCGTGAGAGAAGTTAAcatagaagaagagcaagatacGAAAAATAAGATCGATGAGAGGATAAAAGAATGGCAAGAACATAGAAGTAGTGGGAATAAGAAAGGTAAACAAATTCATTTGACGGAGATCGCGCCATGGAGGGATAGTGGACATCGAAGGTATTTCATAGCGGAGAGTGATCCGAGGAAAAGGAACATCGATCATACAAAGAAGACCAATGGTGATAAGTCGAACGACAAGGATGAACCTCGAATCGAAACTTTGGTAGTCCTCACTCGTCTCTCGCCTAAACACGGCTATCAACTTAAATGGGCTTTggatttcccttcttcacctaaaGGAGCTATCGAATCGACCGTCCAATCTGCCCTGTCGGCTGTACCTGGCGAACCAGTGACCTTCGGCGCATCGGTCTCGGAGAGTTTCCTGACTGCTCATGGGATAGGGGAGATGAGATCTAAGATTATGGAAAGGACATATAAAGGCATAGTGAAGAGTCTGAGTCTGGATAAGAAAGCTGAGTTTAGGGAGAAATTcggtgtggaaggtgaaaggaCTTTTATATGTTATCCCAAAGGAGGGATTAGGGTGACGGAGTTGAATGAGATTGTAAAGTTCTTCGAGGAGTAGATCGACCTAGTTTATATCAGCTTGGGAAAGAGAATGACAATTGGGACAAGGTTTGACAGTGCACGTTGCACATCATACTATGTATGCAGATTCATATCTCGATTTTATAATGTAGATacgaagaagcagagatGTATCATAGACATAGATTTGTCATGTATCAAAGAGGCCAGAGCCCACTATGTAGCAAGGTGATGCATGGTACAGGCAGACTAGACGACCGGTGTGCAGATGCGCCGTGCCACATCCGATGTACCCAAAGAGGTAATTCTCGTCATCCGACGATTAGAGTTGATCATTCATTCTAGATGGTTGGGTGATCAACTGACGTCATACGTCATCCTCTCATCTGGGTCTCTTTCcacatcctttctttcatcccTGCTGCTCCACTGCAGCACCTGTAACAGACTATACTAATCGATTAGTCTAATTTCCCATCCACTCCCATTCCTTGTTTCCTACTATCCAATCGAATCACACGTAAAGTGAGTGAGCGTTCCCTATCCTGAATCATGTTGCGTCACGTCAGCGGTTCCATCGACATACTACAGCTGTGGATGGTTTGGTCGGATATAAGTACCGGTTCATTTAGACCGCACATCGTATATATcccccttttctttctcttttctcacATATATAAGATATAACAACAACTAACGATACATATCAGTCAAAGCTACTCTACAACCTTAACGAACACTATTAACTACAACAGCATCAAACatgtcttctcttcctcccagACAatctcaagtgagtttttGGCTTTCTTACTATTCCCAACTCGATCGGATTGAGAGATAGTACAATGTGCTTATGATTCGATCgcccttccttctcttcaccctctATCGATCTAACCTCTATGGCTCACTTTCACGCACTTCATTATCTCCCTCATTCACAGCCCGACCCCCACAACCTTTCACACGCCGGTAACCTCCAACAGGCCACCAAGAATGTCAACCGATTCGCCAAGCGGGACCCAGCCTTGTACCCTTTGAGTATCATCGTCACTGGTATCCTCGGTGTAGCAGGATACTTCTTGTGAGTGATGGTTTCCCATTGcattttctcatcttctcgagTACAGTAAATCCCCCACCATACGGAACATGGGCGATTGGGGTCAGAGGGTATGACGTATCATGCGAGCGGGTGATGTCGGATGTCCTCACTTTAGAACGACGGAAGATATCGCactttatcaccttcttgtcCATATGTTACCATTTCATCCAAGCGAGACAACATCGACTCAAAAGGATTTATACTGATGTGTTTTTGGTTCACGTAGTATGACCAAAGCCTCTGAACCTGAACCAACTCGAAAACTCATGTCGACGGGTATGGTCAACCCATGGGATTCTCAATCCAAGCAAGATCTCGGACCATCGTAAGTCGATGATCCTGATATCTGTGGATGGAATACCCCATACTTACATGGGGGTTCAATTACAGTCAAACTGCCCAATTCAAGTACCGATACAAGACCCGAGATGGTCACTACGAAGATGCTCATCCCACCTTGAACCATACTGTTGAGCAGGTAAGTTCTATTTGTCTAGTCCTTTTTTTTCAATCAGTCCTACCCACCGTCTTCGTACCGTATGGAGTAGGACATGAACTAACTCTCTCATCTTGTGTGTTCCGGTTGAGGTCCACAGCTCCACCAAGATGCCGCGCACAAATACCGAACTGCCTAAACGTGCTACCTCGACTTCGGAATATTATGATCATttcgatcaagatgggatgaacaTGGGTAAAGACGGAGAGAGGGACATCTTTGGTTACAGGTTCGAGTGGCCTTTTTAACTGTAATAACTTAAATTTTCACAAGTATACAAGTACAAAACAAGTATCAAATCATTTATTGCATTGAGTAGGAGTtaagggaaaggaaagaagttATATTACTGTATCAATTAAAGTGATTCGAATCGATTCGtatgaatggaatgaattcgtatatctatctatctttgTGATTGCAGTGCAGTCGCAGTGATCTgttccatcccatcccatccatgTCGAGGGAGTCGTGAGAAGATGGCAGAAATGGGATTTGTAATGGCCATTAGGATATGTTTTGGTAGTGATGTCATGGGATGGCATTAGAGTTTGATCGTAATCAAATTGATTTGTTTCACCCGACGCGTGTCAGCGTGgaagagagggtgagtgacaCGGTTGATATCCTTCCTCTTGACGACCAACCGTGAACAAAGAGAACACCGTGCATCCCATCCTGTCCTGTCCTACATATCCGTACATATTATACAATACAGTTCACATCCTTCATCGGTTCATCCCACCTCTGTAACAATCCTACAGCCGTTCATCCTGTCAAATCTTGTCTACGACCAACCCTGCTATTCCTTCCCTCACGACCTGCGGTGGACAATTGATCTTTGCATCTCTCATAGCAATCATCGGTCGGTCATCCCGAAGGATATCCAGATCCAATTGGTTGTAGAAAGCAACTCATCCTTACCAGGAGACGAGAATTGGTTCAATCGGCTCACTTCAGATCTTCATTCAAGAATCATATATCACTATCTCATCGCTATCGATCTATAATCTTTGCTCTATCCACATTgacatccacatccacatccacaaTGGCATATCGACcccctcaagctcaaggtcAACCAGCAGGAGCAGGTCCTTCATCCGGCCTTACCCCTTCGACCAATCCTGGTGGAAATGGCCGTACCAGTCCCATGCCAAGCGTACCATCCGTCTCGGCTCAGAACCTCGGTCAACCAGGTTCCACCGCACCTCACCCAGGCCAAAATAGTCAGGGAGGTATCCCCTCACAAGGTTCATCAGGTTCTTTGCacccttctcaatcttcatcttcctcctcctctaaCGCAGTAGGCGGTGGAGATAAGGGACCAGATTATGTGTATTTTGAAAGACGTCCTTCTCAGTTCGGAGACTCGGTACAAGGGAAAGCGATGGCTGcaaagatgaaattggaaTTGTTTTATAAGGAAGCGGTTGAAGGTGTTgtaggaaggaaagaacGGTGAGTAATCTGATCCCTTGAATCCCAGATTCGTGTTCATAGTTTCAGTAAAGTAATTCCATAACATATATCGTATAAGGATGAGAAAACATTTTTACTTGGATGTCTGATGGATCTACTGGATCTAATGATCATTAATCAAATGTTCCCTATTACCTGATACCTCTCCCAACCTCCAAAAATCCACATGCGGGTATAAACTAAAAGCAAGATGGTTGCTGATGGTTTACATGTATGTGAACATAGACGAACAGCATTGGAGAAACAACTCGCAGCGGACGCTTTGACACCTGATACCTTGAAGGCTAGACAATTGTTAGCTttgggaagaagggagagcAAGTGGGTTTCTTCCGTTCACCGCTGTTGAATCTGATtgcaagctgatcaaacATTCCATACGTCCCTTCCTGCCTCATTTCCCCTCCgatctcatctatctctcaTTGATCCACACGCCACTTTTGTCCTACTTTCAATCTTCCACCAACAGCTTCCTCCGTCTCCGTCGTACTCGGATCGGATTAGAAGATTTCCGGACCGTCAAAGTTATAGGTAAAGGTGCTTTCGGTGAAGTGAGATTAACCCAAAAGGTGGATACGGGTAAGATCTACGCTATGAAGACGCTCAAGAAGAATGAGATGTTCAAAAAAGATCAGGTGATTTGGTTTTTCTATATACAACGTTGTCATCGTTGTGGGCTTTTGAACAACTATTTTGAAGATTTCGACTGATCTGTTCCGCTTTTCCTGTACAGCTCGCACATGTCAGAGCCGAGAGAGACGTATTGGCAGAATCAAATTCCCCATGGGTAGTACAGCTTTATTACTCTTTCCAAGATACTCAATATCTCTATCTGGTTATGGAATTCCTACCCGGAGGTGATCTGATGACTATGTGAGTGGGTTATCTATGTGTACCGTCCTTCGACTGACTTCCCCgtgataggttgatcaaaTACGATACTTTCTCTGAAGACGTCACTAAATTCTATATGGCGGAATGTATATTGGCTATTGAAGCCGTACACAATCTAGGATTTATCCATCGGTAAGTGCCTTTATCTGTTGCAAATCATTATCCAACGTGTATACTTATGATCTCGACCTTCGCGAAGTGATATCAAACCCGACAATATCTTAATCGATTCAATGGGCCACATTAAATTATCAGATTTCGGTCTCTCAACGGGATTCCACAAGCAACACGATTCAGCATACTATCAAAGACTgttaggtggagaaggtaaTCAAACTACTCGACCTCAAGCGGGTAACGCATCGAGAAACAGCGTGATGGTCAATGCGATCAACTTGACAATGACGAGTAAACAGGATATAGCTACTTGGAAAGCCAACAGGAGGAAGTTGGCGTATTCGACTGTCGGAACACCCGATTATGTAAGTGTAGCTGTCTTTACGTCTGACATCgcgaatgatgatgaaggcTGATTCTACtgtatctctttctcgcAGATCTCACCGGAAATCTTCCTCCAACAAGGATATGGAAAGGAATGCGATTGGTGGTCTTTGGGTGCTATCATGTTTGAATGTTTAGTTGGTAAGTTAGAGAAATGAATCAACTGGAATTGTCATTGAAGTTCTTGTACGGCTGTAGGATACCCTCCATTCTGTTCGGAGAATGCCCATGATGTATACAGGAAAATCATCGATTGGAGAAACCACCTATTCTTCCCTGATGATGTCCATCTCAGTCGTGAAGCCGAGGATCTGattcgaaggtgagttaacGAAACAGTGTGACCTGTTCACCCAGCTCATCCGTGCATGCTCTTCTTTCAGAATGTTGTGCGAGGCAGACAAACGAATGACCGTTGATCAATTGAAAGCTCATCCTGTGAGTGTGAAGACTTCCTTCAACAATGTGTAGATATGCTCCTGTCGTGATCACGTGCTCATATTGCTTGCTCCGACAGTTCTTCTACGGTGTCGACTGGTCAACCATCCGAGATATAGATGCACCGTTCGTTCCTCACCTCCGATCCATCACCGATACTTCTTATTTCCCCACAGACGAACTGGACCAAGTTCCGGAAGTTCCAAGTGGTGCGGATACAGGTCCGGATgcgaagaaggatctggCTTTCTTGGGTTATACGTGGGTGTTGAATCATCGTATTCCTACTGGACGGAgtgaagctgacattgtACCATCAATTACAATTACAAATAGGTTCCGTCGATACGAAATGCTCTAAAAGTGATGACTCTCCTTTAGATCGAAGTAGAGTATACATCCGAGTGTCAAGAATGTTTATGTCTTTGTAAGTGTAGGTTATAGATCATAGTGAAAATACAATCATCGATATGAATCATGTGTATACAGTGCATCTGAACAAATACATGATCCGGCCGACCGGAGATAACCTTATCCATCTACCGAAAGGAGGGTGGGAGGGTGAAGGGCTGTGTAAGAGTAAGACATCTGCTACATACTCGTACCCTCAAAATGCTTGTCACCATCAGCAACGACACCAACAGCACAAGATACATGCGACTACATCCCCTGCTGTGTGCCCAGTACACgtatcaatccaatccatgCCACAGCGCACAGCATGACACGTGAAGATACGTACTGACAGATGACCGATGATCGACGAGGTCAGAGTCGAGGcatcaacatatatataaagTGGGGAGGATCGACCATCGTTTCgtttccttccctcttctctcttacTTTCTTTTCGTATCgttatcaccatcatcaattaCACAACAAATAACAGTACCGTTTGCTACTTCTTCACAGTTTACTTACTCTCCTTCCCCGAAGCTGTTTAACACCAGATACTGGTAAAGATGACTTCCCTACTATCAACATACCTTACTCCACTCCTTTCCACTCTAGTCGCTATCTCCAACCCCTTCCTCGACTTCGTTCAGGATCATCCCATTTTCAGTGATTGGTTGAAATACCTCTCTGTAGGGGCTTTCCTCGAACTGTGTAGGGGATGGATCCCAATGCTTATCAAGTGGATACTTCAGAGTGGGTTTCACGATCCCAATAGCCTTCGTTTTCCATTTTGACTTGGGAATAAAACCTTGTCAATGCTAATTTATGATAATGGTATCGTCACATTGCACTATTAGGTATAGTGGCCACAGCAAGGATatcagaagatgacgaagctTACGATTGGATATACAACTATCTTTCTACCCTTAAACCCGATCATCtcgacgatgaggaagatgaagagaaataTTCTTTTCTTCGTACAGTCATTAGATCACTTCCTTTTTCTAATAGGTCTACATTGATGGACGTGACTATCTCGACTAAGAAACCTCGGAATTGGAGATATTACTTGAAAGGACATTATGTGGAAGATTATCATGAGGCTAGAAATGGTCATTATGGGGATAATCAGGGGGATAGAAATaacaagaaggtgagggtcGATATGGTTCCTAGTATAGGTAAAACTGTCCTACAGTTGTGATCCATCAAGAGAAATAAAGATAGATGACAAAGCGATCGATTTTTGATCTCCTGGTTGATGTGAATGTAGGCGCATGGCAGAAGATCAATTTCAAGGGAAAGACTGTTAGAATTGGGATGGTGCAGGATGACGATGCGTTGAGAGAAGGCAAAAAATGGATCATCATGAAGTAAGTTCTGACGTCTGAATCAATTCAGCTCacatcacctcatcttccttacATACTTGCagaagatgagctgatgaggtcGAAAATATTACTGTAGAGCATATTTCGCAACACCTCGAATGTTCACTTCACTCCTGACTGAATCGCATGATAAATTCAAAAGTCTGACTGCCAACAAGACCTCTATCTACACTCCTAATCTTAGCCATGGTGCGACTTGGCAACGAACGTCCTCAAGACCCAACCGACCATGGGAGAGCATCTTCCTGGTTAGTAATATCAAAGAATGAATATTAAATGATTGTCAAGATCTTCTCAACGAGTCGGAATTTTACTTGAGAAGAGGTATCCCGTATAGAAGGGGTTATTTGTGCTTTGGGGTGGCGGGAAGTGGAAAAAGCAGCATGAGTGAGCATCGTTCCAACACCTAATTGACTTATGTGTCCCTTCTTAGTGGTTATCTGTCTCCATCTGACAGACGATCTACTCGGGAAAGGACTAGACGTCAAGCTCATTTCATTGCTATGGTTAGTCGGTGCTCTCGCTGCCAAACTCAATTTGGACATATACCTCGTTAACCTGGGCGGTAAGAGGTGAGTATCCCGTAGATATTCTCGCTTAGCATAGCGATTCAATCTCATGCCCTGAAAAATCCTCACACACATCACCTCGTATAGTCTCGACGATGACAAACTTCAAGAATTGTTACAAGCTTGTCCCGGCAAATGCCTCTTACTGATGGAAGACATGTgagtatacagtatcatcagaTTTCTCACCCGTACAGTACTGCATTTGTCACTGACGAAATaattctcttcatcgataGCGATTGCGCGTTCACCACCAAAAAGCctcaagacgaagaagaggttcaCCCACCACAACATCCCAACTCCCCTGCTTTGGCCAACGCGATCAGGAATGGGCAATTACCCAAATTTGCCAGACAGTCAAAAGAAGGTATCACCCTCTCAGGCCTTCTGAACGCTCTGGACGGTGTGGCTTCGGGTGAAGGTCGATTATTGTTCTGCACGACTAATTGGAAAGAT
This window harbors:
- a CDS encoding aspartate-tRNA(Asn) ligase, which produces MTVDTPNTSPAPYSESSSNSLHKLGHALKPSTLVSKLHHSKDTDTSQSHEQNQLEQGKAAQRTEERRREKEEKARRAEEEKEEVARRRKESDEVASKTEDQSMRERYGDLEIPGEIIPLDDVVQLPEGRSVTFRARIHTQRELSTQLDFIIFRHRGYTIQGVLSGEIASEHMIKWTERIPSESIVQVSGKLAKPPKPIKLSVDSPLEVRLESIHLVEPSKNIPFGLYHGEPPPQRSRLGNRTLDLRHPTNQAIFKIRARLLRVFRETLDDMDFIEINTPKLQPAATESGAEVFRVNYFGRKAFLAQSPQLMKQMAISADFGRVYEIGPVFRAENSNTHRHLTEYTGLDIELSLKQDYHEVFYVLDQIMKNMFRALATMKSELARVREVWDSEEFVFSDETPIIPFSEAIQMLRDDGRDVEEEDLHTPDEIRLGELVKAKYHTDYYIIDRFPKSARPFYTANDGKTTNSFDMFIRGQEICTGGQRINDPFELRESMRESGINEDEMEEYLSAFDWGMPPHGGAGLGLERIITFYLDLPDIRLSSLFHRDPHSLPTKKPSLPHPEADTTKPPDPQADLPPLEDLIANYGDATNTSWLDDRFTIWRDHSTGAAVGYVEQGKFCMITGDPLCSDSQKSEITKKFLVFVNDELKLKPIWMLVSSEFQETLAEKYGWRSLSCTQEQRSNSDKVKPEVIQNNKQQRGVFSVREVNIEEEQDTKNKIDERIKEWQEHRSSGNKKGKQIHLTEIAPWRDSGHRRYFIAESDPRKRNIDHTKKTNGDKSNDKDEPRIETLVVLTRLSPKHGYQLKWALDFPSSPKGAIESTVQSALSAVPGEPVTFGASVSESFLTAHGIGEMRSKIMERTYKGIVKSLSLDKKAEFREKFGVEGERTFICYPKGGIRVTELNEIVKFFEE